The following coding sequences lie in one Anatilimnocola floriformis genomic window:
- a CDS encoding sulfite exporter TauE/SafE family protein, which produces MAQYLTVFAILLASSVVQGAVGFAGGLFAIPLLILAGFSLAEAVSINMIASTVQNFLGAWRLRRDIDYRAAVMPTILRFMALPLGVWTLRCVGSASESLASQVVGGIILAILAIQWIFSVPPQDKLHWGWEIAAFLGGGYLLGLCGMGGPVMVLWVMAHRWPIKRAKAFLYYLFATGMIPQAIFLWLFIGQSVVIAFWLGVIAIPALVLGMLLGLKIASYLPDHVIRRLTVAVLILIAVSAIVAPYFKT; this is translated from the coding sequence GTGGCTCAATATCTTACGGTCTTCGCGATCCTGCTCGCCAGCAGCGTGGTGCAGGGGGCCGTAGGCTTTGCGGGCGGACTGTTTGCCATTCCGCTGTTGATTCTCGCCGGTTTTTCGCTGGCCGAAGCCGTGTCGATCAATATGATTGCCTCGACCGTGCAGAACTTTCTCGGCGCGTGGCGATTGCGGCGCGATATCGACTATCGCGCCGCGGTCATGCCGACGATCCTGCGCTTCATGGCGTTGCCGCTGGGTGTGTGGACGCTGCGCTGCGTCGGCAGCGCGAGCGAAAGCCTGGCCTCACAAGTTGTCGGCGGCATCATTCTCGCCATCCTGGCGATTCAGTGGATCTTCAGCGTGCCGCCGCAGGACAAACTGCACTGGGGCTGGGAGATCGCGGCCTTTCTCGGCGGCGGATATTTGCTCGGCCTTTGCGGCATGGGCGGGCCGGTGATGGTGCTGTGGGTGATGGCCCATCGTTGGCCGATCAAGCGGGCCAAGGCGTTTCTATATTACCTCTTCGCCACGGGGATGATTCCGCAGGCAATTTTTCTCTGGCTCTTCATCGGCCAATCGGTGGTCATTGCCTTTTGGCTCGGCGTGATCGCCATTCCCGCGCTCGTCCTCGGCATGCTGCTCGGTTTGAAAATCGCGAGCTACCTGCCCGATCACGTCATCCGCCGTCTGACGGTTGCGGTGCTGATTTTGATCGCCGTCAGTGCGATCGTGGCGCCGTACTTCAAAACGTAG
- a CDS encoding UbiX family flavin prenyltransferase gives MSAAVDAPLVLAMTGASGAPYATRLLEVLLRDGYEVHLLISPSGQAVIRQELNREVDLNTFALPQLLPDIAASELKGKLHFHQHGDYFAPVASGSFLTRGMVVCPCSGSTLSGIAHGSSQNLIQRAADVHLKEKRKLILVPRETPLSLVYLDNMKKVAEAGAVILPAMPGWYHGVRSLDDLIDFIVARILDQLGIEHQLMKRWGD, from the coding sequence ATGAGCGCTGCCGTTGACGCACCGCTGGTTCTTGCGATGACCGGCGCGAGTGGTGCTCCCTACGCGACGCGGTTGCTCGAAGTGCTACTTCGCGACGGTTACGAGGTTCATCTGCTGATCAGCCCCAGCGGCCAAGCGGTCATTCGGCAGGAACTCAACCGCGAAGTCGATCTAAATACCTTCGCGCTGCCGCAGTTACTCCCTGATATCGCGGCCAGTGAATTAAAAGGGAAGTTGCACTTCCATCAACACGGCGATTACTTCGCACCAGTGGCGAGCGGTTCGTTTCTGACTCGCGGAATGGTGGTGTGCCCCTGCTCGGGTTCAACGCTCAGCGGCATCGCCCACGGCAGCAGTCAGAATCTCATTCAACGCGCTGCCGATGTGCACTTAAAAGAAAAGCGGAAGCTCATTCTCGTTCCGCGCGAAACGCCGTTGTCGCTCGTCTATCTCGACAACATGAAAAAAGTCGCCGAGGCCGGCGCCGTGATCCTCCCCGCCATGCCGGGTTGGTATCACGGTGTGCGATCGCTCGACGATTTGATTGATTTCATCGTCGCGCGGATTCTCGATCAGCTCGGCATCGAACACCAGCTGATGAAACGTTGGGGCGACTAA
- the ubiE gene encoding bifunctional demethylmenaquinone methyltransferase/2-methoxy-6-polyprenyl-1,4-benzoquinol methylase UbiE, whose amino-acid sequence MSVALDKSGSRVRRMFGEIAPHYDRMNHLLSMNVDKYWRWFTVRKLKPTPGEPILDVCTGTGDLALAFYRYTKGESAIVASDFCGEMLEIGEKKRDRAKIPPERLEFIEADAQNLPFESDRFSVVSVAFGLRNVADTDQGLRELTRVCKPGGQVAVLEFSTPTWQPFKAFYGFYFRNVLPRIGQMLARNSSAAYEYLPQSVGLFPQGKELAAKMEAAGLSDVRYYTLTFGIATLYVGRK is encoded by the coding sequence ATGTCCGTAGCTCTCGACAAATCCGGTTCCCGCGTTCGCCGCATGTTTGGCGAGATCGCGCCGCATTACGACCGGATGAACCACCTGCTGTCGATGAACGTCGACAAGTACTGGCGATGGTTTACCGTCCGCAAACTCAAGCCGACGCCCGGCGAGCCGATTCTCGATGTTTGCACCGGCACCGGCGATCTGGCCCTCGCCTTTTATCGCTACACCAAGGGGGAGTCGGCGATTGTGGCGTCGGACTTCTGCGGCGAGATGCTGGAGATCGGTGAGAAGAAGCGGGACCGTGCCAAGATCCCGCCGGAGCGGCTGGAGTTTATCGAAGCCGATGCCCAGAACCTGCCGTTCGAGAGCGATCGCTTCAGCGTGGTCTCGGTGGCCTTTGGCTTGCGAAATGTCGCCGATACTGATCAAGGCCTGCGAGAACTGACCCGCGTCTGCAAACCGGGCGGCCAAGTCGCTGTGCTCGAGTTTTCCACCCCGACGTGGCAGCCGTTCAAAGCTTTTTACGGTTTCTACTTCCGCAACGTGCTGCCACGGATCGGCCAGATGCTCGCGCGAAACAGCTCGGCCGCTTATGAATATCTGCCGCAGAGCGTCGGTCTTTTTCCGCAAGGGAAAGAACTCGCGGCGAAGATGGAAGCGGCGGGACTTTCGGATGTGCGGTACTACACGCTGACCTTCGGCATTGCCACGCTCTATGTGGGGCGGAAATGA
- a CDS encoding MFS transporter, with the protein MPAALALPSAKSDEAVRSSPRADIYASIADAGGYSVMVGIGETYIVPFALAVGAGKTAGGLAATLPMLAGATLQLLSPMLVRRLGSHRLWVAGCVFLQAIALLLLPMAIWLAPESRNSNVSGFPASVCWIYLAATLYWFSGLSGGPAWNTWIETIIPKRVRTKFFSCRTRTGQAFTLLGFASGGLALHWAKGNDLLLPAFCAILLTAAAARIISGIALLWQSEPQRGRINDRPVPIRQLFASTAKNGGTLVWYLLAMQVAVQISGPYFNPYLIRDQGISYFDYMLMIGLAFVGKVLATPFWGRVAQRAGAKRLLWIGGIAIIPVASFWVISDWFSAWQWTMPFTLPGSTENWVVSGEFLYICVVQLISGITWAAYELAMLLMFFEAIPRQDRTSMLTFYNWGNAAAMVIGSFIGAGVLALMHESHTAFLTVFGLSSVFRLMTVGILFWAPDLRLQKVPPVTTPLGIGPTPAQLNQPVMVTIADVPEEKVLTADRALRLGVRTGTREKSKVTS; encoded by the coding sequence ATGCCTGCCGCTCTCGCGCTCCCGTCGGCGAAGTCCGACGAGGCCGTGCGATCATCGCCACGCGCTGATATTTACGCCAGCATTGCTGACGCGGGCGGCTACTCGGTCATGGTCGGCATCGGCGAGACCTACATCGTCCCTTTTGCCCTCGCTGTCGGTGCTGGCAAAACGGCCGGCGGCCTGGCCGCAACCCTGCCGATGCTGGCAGGAGCGACGCTGCAACTGCTGTCGCCCATGCTAGTTCGGCGACTTGGTTCGCACCGCCTGTGGGTCGCGGGCTGCGTCTTTTTGCAAGCCATTGCGCTGCTGTTGTTGCCGATGGCGATCTGGCTCGCGCCGGAATCGCGTAACTCAAATGTTAGCGGCTTTCCGGCGTCGGTCTGCTGGATTTATCTCGCCGCGACGCTGTATTGGTTCTCCGGTTTGTCCGGCGGACCGGCTTGGAATACCTGGATCGAAACGATCATCCCCAAGCGCGTGCGGACGAAATTCTTTTCGTGTCGCACCCGTACCGGCCAAGCCTTCACGCTGCTCGGTTTTGCCAGCGGCGGACTTGCGCTACACTGGGCCAAGGGAAATGATTTGTTGCTGCCGGCATTTTGCGCGATCTTACTGACGGCAGCTGCAGCGCGAATCATCTCGGGCATCGCCTTGCTCTGGCAGAGCGAACCGCAGCGCGGCCGCATCAACGATCGCCCGGTGCCGATCCGGCAACTCTTTGCCTCGACCGCAAAAAACGGTGGCACGCTCGTGTGGTATCTGCTCGCCATGCAGGTAGCCGTGCAAATCAGCGGGCCGTACTTCAATCCCTATTTGATCCGCGACCAGGGCATTTCGTATTTCGATTACATGTTGATGATCGGCCTGGCCTTTGTCGGCAAGGTGCTGGCCACGCCCTTTTGGGGCCGCGTTGCTCAGCGGGCGGGGGCCAAGCGACTGCTGTGGATCGGCGGCATCGCGATCATTCCGGTCGCCAGCTTTTGGGTAATCAGCGATTGGTTTTCGGCCTGGCAATGGACCATGCCGTTCACACTGCCGGGCTCGACCGAGAATTGGGTCGTCAGCGGTGAGTTTCTTTACATCTGTGTCGTGCAATTGATTTCGGGCATCACCTGGGCCGCGTACGAGCTGGCCATGCTGCTGATGTTTTTCGAAGCCATTCCGCGGCAAGACCGCACCAGCATGCTCACGTTCTACAACTGGGGCAATGCAGCTGCGATGGTTATCGGCAGTTTTATCGGCGCCGGCGTTCTCGCGCTGATGCACGAGTCGCACACGGCGTTTCTCACCGTCTTCGGTTTGTCGTCGGTCTTCCGACTGATGACCGTGGGCATACTCTTCTGGGCGCCCGACTTGCGGCTGCAAAAAGTTCCACCCGTCACCACGCCGCTGGGAATCGGTCCCACTCCGGCTCAACTCAATCAGCCTGTTATGGTGACAATCGCTGACGTGCCGGAAGAAAAAGTGCTCACCGCTGATCGCGCTTTGCGCTTGGGCGTGAGAACTGGGACTCGCGAGAAATCCAAAGTCACTTCGTGA